In Methanocaldococcus lauensis, a single genomic region encodes these proteins:
- a CDS encoding replication factor C large subunit codes for MLSWVEKYRPKSLKEVVGNEKVKEKLKGWIESYLKGEKPKPILLVGPPGCGKTTLAYALANDYGFEVIELNASDKRSGSVIKKIVGHAATSSSIFGKKFLIILDEVDGISGKEDAGGVSELIKIIKKAKNPIILTANDAYATSIRNLLPYVEIIQLNPLNKTSVYKVLKKIAEKEGLDVDDKTLKMIAQHSAGDLRSAINDLEALALSGDLSYEAAQKLPDRKREANIFDALRIILKTTHYGIATTALMNVDESPDVIIEWIAENIPKEYEKLEEVERAFEYLSKADRYLGRVMRRQNYGFWKYATTLMTAGVALSKDEKYRKWTPYSYPKIFRLLTQTKAEREILNKILKKIGEKTHTSSKRARFDLQMLKILSKENPSVAADLVDYFEIKEDELKVLVGDKLASEILKILKEKKKLERKKKKEKEKLEKEKKKEEQLIIQPKEVKEKEEIKEVEKDIKEETKEKIDEKPKVEEEKETKKEKKKTKKKEEKGKQLTLDAFFK; via the coding sequence ATGTTAAGTTGGGTGGAAAAGTATAGACCAAAATCATTAAAAGAAGTTGTTGGAAATGAAAAAGTCAAAGAAAAATTAAAAGGTTGGATTGAAAGTTATTTAAAAGGAGAAAAACCAAAACCAATTTTGTTGGTAGGACCTCCAGGATGTGGAAAAACAACTTTAGCTTATGCTTTGGCAAATGATTATGGATTTGAAGTTATTGAATTGAACGCGAGTGATAAAAGGAGTGGTTCAGTAATAAAAAAAATTGTAGGGCATGCGGCTACTTCATCTTCAATCTTTGGGAAGAAATTTTTAATTATATTGGATGAAGTTGATGGTATTTCAGGAAAAGAGGATGCTGGAGGAGTTTCTGAGCTAATAAAGATTATAAAGAAGGCAAAGAATCCAATAATTTTAACTGCTAATGATGCCTATGCCACATCAATAAGAAATCTTCTACCTTATGTTGAGATAATCCAATTAAACCCGTTAAATAAAACGTCTGTCTATAAAGTTCTAAAAAAGATAGCTGAAAAAGAGGGGCTTGATGTGGATGATAAGACATTAAAAATGATTGCCCAACATTCAGCTGGAGATTTGAGAAGTGCAATAAATGACTTAGAGGCTTTAGCTTTGTCTGGAGATTTAAGTTACGAAGCTGCCCAAAAACTTCCAGATAGGAAAAGAGAGGCAAATATATTTGATGCTTTGAGGATTATTTTAAAAACTACTCACTATGGGATAGCTACAACTGCATTGATGAATGTAGATGAATCACCAGATGTTATAATTGAATGGATAGCTGAAAATATTCCAAAAGAGTATGAAAAGTTAGAAGAGGTGGAGAGGGCTTTTGAATATTTATCTAAGGCGGATAGATATTTAGGTAGAGTGATGAGAAGACAAAACTACGGCTTTTGGAAGTATGCAACGACATTAATGACTGCAGGAGTTGCCCTATCAAAAGATGAGAAATATAGAAAATGGACACCATACAGTTATCCAAAGATTTTTAGGCTATTGACACAAACAAAGGCAGAGAGGGAGATATTAAATAAAATATTAAAGAAAATTGGAGAAAAAACACATACTTCATCAAAGAGGGCGAGATTTGATTTGCAAATGCTCAAAATTTTATCTAAAGAAAATCCATCTGTAGCAGCTGATTTAGTTGATTACTTTGAAATAAAGGAGGATGAGTTAAAAGTTTTAGTAGGAGATAAATTAGCGTCTGAAATATTAAAAATATTGAAAGAAAAGAAAAAATTAGAAAGAAAAAAGAAAAAAGAGAAAGAGAAATTAGAGAAAGAAAAGAAAAAAGAAGAGCAGCTAATTATACAACCTAAGGAAGTTAAAGAAAAAGAAGAGATAAAAGAAGTAGAGAAAGACATTAAAGAAGAAACTAAAGAAAAAATAGATGAAAAACCAAAAGTTGAAGAAGAAAAAGAAACTAAAAAAGAGAAAAAGAAAACTAAGAAAAAAGAAGAAAAAGGAAAACAACTAACGTTAGATGCTTTCTTCAAATAA
- a CDS encoding ATP-binding protein encodes MFFPLDDDRIFPPTIKTLQEIVKVGKEMYPNEKITFFFDEIQEVENWEIVIKRLVEREGHNVYLTGSSSKLLSKEIATQLRGRSLSVELFPLSFKEYLRFKGFEFDEILTEQEKVLILKYLDDYLTYGSFPEVVMEEENREEILREYLRTIIFRDIVERHKIKNIQILKLFIKFLINYHTKKVSINKLVNYFKSIGIKVSKNTLYEYLEYLNDCYFVFPLKKFSYSLKEINQSLSKPYIIDNGFIRIFDIKHSMDKGKYLENAVFVELRRRGFVENENIFYYEDTIGEVDFLIKENDEIKCLINVCYDLNFDNYDREVKKFVKIGKKLNCNNLILITFDYEDVIKEDIKVKIIPFWKWCLLNNL; translated from the coding sequence ATATTCTTCCCATTAGATGATGATAGAATTTTTCCACCAACTATCAAAACTCTCCAAGAAATTGTAAAAGTGGGTAAAGAAATGTATCCAAATGAGAAGATAACTTTCTTTTTTGATGAAATACAAGAAGTTGAAAATTGGGAAATTGTTATAAAAAGATTAGTTGAGAGGGAGGGACATAATGTTTATTTAACTGGTTCATCTTCTAAATTATTATCAAAGGAAATTGCTACACAATTAAGAGGTAGAAGTTTAAGCGTGGAGTTATTTCCTTTATCATTTAAGGAATATTTAAGATTTAAGGGCTTTGAGTTTGATGAAATATTGACTGAGCAAGAGAAGGTGTTAATTTTAAAGTATTTGGATGATTATTTAACTTATGGGAGTTTTCCAGAGGTTGTTATGGAAGAAGAAAATAGAGAAGAAATTCTGAGGGAGTATTTAAGGACAATCATATTTAGGGATATTGTGGAGAGACATAAAATAAAAAATATCCAAATATTGAAACTTTTTATTAAATTTTTAATCAACTATCATACAAAAAAGGTCTCTATAAATAAGTTAGTTAATTATTTCAAATCAATAGGAATAAAAGTCAGTAAAAATACGTTATATGAGTATTTAGAGTATCTCAATGATTGTTATTTTGTTTTTCCATTAAAAAAGTTCTCTTACAGTTTGAAGGAGATAAATCAAAGTTTATCTAAACCATATATTATTGATAATGGATTTATTAGAATTTTTGACATTAAACATTCGATGGATAAGGGAAAGTATTTGGAAAATGCTGTTTTCGTTGAACTGAGAAGGAGAGGTTTTGTCGAAAATGAAAACATATTTTATTACGAAGACACAATAGGAGAGGTTGATTTTTTAATTAAAGAGAATGACGAAATAAAATGTCTAATAAATGTTTGTTATGATTTAAACTTTGATAATTATGATAGAGAAGTTAAAAAATTTGTTAAAATTGGAAAAAAGTTAAATTGTAATAACTTAATTTTAATAACTTTTGATTATGAAGATGTTATTAAAGAAGATATTAAAGTTAAAATTATTCCATTTTGGAAATGGTGTCTGTTAAATAACTTATAA
- a CDS encoding DNA polymerase domain-containing protein: MEKIDALIDNTYKTVDDKAIIYLYFTNSILKDRDFKPYFYVELNKDKIDYEDIETIKDFLLKNDLLKFVEDFKVVKKKIFKKEKEVIKIIATHPQKVPKLRKVKDCEIVKEIYEHDIPFAKRYLIDKDIIPMTYWNFENNKPVSREIPKLKAVAFDIEVYNRDTEPDPERDPILMASFWDENGGKVITYKEFDHPNIEVVENEKMLIKKIIETLKKYDIIYTYNGDNFDFPYLKERAKLYNIKIELGKENEEIKIKRGGMEYRSYIPGRVHIDLYPISRRLLKLTKYTLEDVVYNLFGIKKLKISHKDIANYWINNDKTLIEYSLQDAKYTYKVGNYFFPLEVMFSRIVNQTPFEITRMTSGQMVEYLLMKNAFKENMIVPNKPDDEEYRRRLLTTYEGGYVKEPEKGIFEDIISMDFRSLYPSIIISYNISPDTLDCECCKDESEKILGHWFCKKREGLIPKTLRNLIERRINIKKKMKQLNKEDEEYKLLNYEQQSLKILANSILPDEYLTIIENDEKCKVVKIGEYIDKLIKRYRRKIKVRGNSRILNLSNIKSITLKTFSFNIESKESSINKVKALIRHKYSGKAYKIRLRSGRTIKITEGHSLFKYENGRIVCVKGNEIKVGDLIVVPKKLISANKEIYINIPKGLVDADEEEIKNIHIWKYKDKEFFIKLIKTIESIENKEFDKVYTDSLKYLNELNLITYKTYKKYSKIDKITIKILDKKKFAIYKKYVETFLKYGNFRKKYVIIPYLKIKDFILNLPDKEFEDCEIGAYSEKLDALLKLDEKLAKFLGVFIPRGVLSKIIQDDYIIYEVAVYKSIPEHQEKVLEIFREVFGSGSISKDKVRMEKKIVYLLLKYIFKFGDKGKDTKKRIPEELFLAKESVIRSFIEGFIIAKKNKFKEPLTFMAKDEEYLYQLMLLFNLVGIPTRFTPVKNKGYRLTVIPPNTRNYLFDKDLMLDKVKSIEEFEYNGYVYDLSVKENENFLVNNIYAHNSHYGYLAYPRARFYSKECAEIVTYLGRKYIQQTIEEAEKFGFKVIYADSVSGDSEIIIREKGEIKFTKIKELFKNVEYKLGDKEYCTLQDVEALTLDDNGRLVWKKVPYIMRHLARKKMYRVWITNSWYIDVTEDHSLIGYLNTKSIKKLKKIGERFIEIKPREIGKTVKSLITLNGALIKDNDCAIDIGVKFWELIGLLIGDGSWGGNTNSAKYYLHLSAGVDKEEIVNKILEPLKKAGVIKYYYVNRKGDIKILSKKLVKFMRVFKDESGRKIIPKFLYKLRRRYIEAFLRGLFSAEGSIIIKRGNPDVRLTNINEELLKSIRELLWLVGISHSIFKDSGTYLMHIFIKNKWLFAKRIGFLIERKQKKLMNHLKPNSKYKSTFFGLDFDLVRVIKVEEIDYNDYVYDIEVEETHRFFANGILVHNTDGFYAIWKEKISKDEVIKKALEFVEYINSKLPGTMELEFEGYFKRGIFVTKKKYALIDENGKITIKGLEYIRRDWSNIAKITQKKVLEALLVEGNIEKAKKIIQEVIKDLREGKIKKEDLIIYTQLTKDPKEYKTTAPHVEIAKKLMREGKRIKVGDIIGYIIVKGTKSISERAKLPEEVDIDDVDVNYYIDNQILPPVLRIMEAVGVSKNELKKEGAQLTLDKFFK, from the coding sequence ATGGAAAAAATAGATGCATTAATAGACAATACATACAAAACTGTTGATGATAAAGCCATAATCTACCTTTATTTCACTAATTCTATATTAAAGGATAGAGATTTTAAACCATACTTTTATGTTGAATTGAATAAAGATAAGATAGATTATGAGGATATTGAAACTATAAAAGATTTCCTTTTAAAAAATGATTTATTAAAATTTGTTGAAGATTTTAAAGTAGTTAAAAAAAAGATATTCAAAAAAGAAAAAGAAGTTATAAAAATTATTGCCACTCATCCACAAAAAGTTCCGAAACTTAGAAAAGTTAAAGATTGTGAAATTGTTAAAGAAATTTACGAGCATGATATTCCTTTTGCTAAGAGATATTTAATTGATAAAGATATTATTCCTATGACATATTGGAATTTTGAAAATAATAAACCAGTAAGTAGAGAGATCCCTAAATTAAAAGCAGTAGCTTTTGATATTGAAGTTTATAATAGAGACACTGAGCCAGATCCAGAGAGAGATCCTATATTAATGGCAAGTTTTTGGGATGAAAATGGAGGAAAAGTTATTACCTATAAAGAATTTGACCATCCAAATATTGAAGTTGTTGAAAATGAAAAAATGTTAATTAAAAAAATAATTGAAACATTAAAAAAATATGACATTATCTACACTTACAACGGAGATAACTTTGATTTCCCTTACTTAAAAGAGAGGGCTAAATTATACAACATAAAAATTGAGTTGGGAAAGGAAAATGAAGAAATAAAGATAAAAAGAGGAGGAATGGAATATAGAAGTTATATTCCTGGAAGAGTTCATATTGATTTATATCCAATTTCAAGAAGATTGCTAAAATTAACAAAATACACATTGGAAGATGTCGTCTATAATCTATTTGGAATTAAGAAGTTGAAGATTTCACACAAAGATATTGCAAATTATTGGATAAATAACGATAAAACATTAATTGAATATTCCTTACAGGATGCTAAATACACATACAAAGTAGGAAATTATTTCTTCCCCTTGGAAGTGATGTTTTCAAGAATAGTTAATCAAACACCATTTGAGATTACAAGAATGACTTCTGGGCAGATGGTTGAATACTTATTAATGAAAAATGCATTTAAAGAGAATATGATAGTTCCAAATAAGCCAGATGATGAAGAATATAGAAGGCGTTTATTAACTACATACGAAGGAGGTTATGTCAAAGAACCAGAAAAGGGAATATTTGAGGATATAATATCAATGGACTTCAGAAGTTTGTATCCTTCTATAATAATTTCCTATAATATAAGCCCTGATACATTGGACTGTGAATGTTGCAAAGATGAAAGTGAAAAAATATTAGGACATTGGTTCTGTAAAAAAAGAGAGGGTTTAATTCCAAAAACTTTGAGGAATTTAATTGAGAGAAGAATAAATATTAAGAAAAAAATGAAACAACTAAATAAAGAAGATGAGGAATATAAATTACTAAATTATGAGCAACAATCTTTAAAGATTTTGGCTAATAGTATCTTACCAGATGAATATTTAACTATTATAGAAAATGATGAGAAATGTAAAGTTGTAAAGATTGGAGAATATATAGATAAACTTATCAAAAGATATAGAAGGAAAATTAAAGTCCGTGGAAATAGTAGAATCCTAAATTTGTCAAATATAAAATCCATTACCTTAAAAACATTCTCCTTTAATATAGAGAGTAAAGAAAGTTCTATAAACAAGGTTAAAGCGTTAATAAGACATAAATATTCTGGGAAGGCATATAAAATAAGGTTGAGGTCTGGAAGAACGATAAAAATAACTGAAGGTCATAGTTTATTTAAATATGAAAATGGAAGAATTGTATGCGTTAAAGGTAACGAAATAAAGGTTGGAGATTTAATTGTGGTTCCAAAAAAATTAATATCTGCCAATAAAGAGATATATATAAACATCCCAAAAGGATTAGTTGATGCTGATGAGGAAGAGATTAAAAACATTCACATATGGAAATACAAAGATAAAGAGTTTTTCATTAAATTAATAAAAACTATTGAAAGTATAGAAAATAAAGAGTTTGATAAAGTATATACTGACAGTTTAAAATATTTAAACGAACTTAATTTAATTACATATAAAACATATAAAAAATATTCAAAGATTGACAAAATCACCATCAAAATCTTAGATAAAAAGAAATTTGCCATTTATAAAAAGTATGTTGAGACATTTTTAAAATATGGGAATTTTAGAAAAAAATATGTAATAATTCCTTATTTAAAAATAAAGGATTTCATATTAAACTTACCAGACAAAGAATTTGAAGATTGTGAAATTGGAGCATACTCTGAAAAGTTAGATGCACTTTTAAAGTTAGATGAAAAGTTGGCAAAGTTCTTAGGAGTTTTCATCCCAAGGGGGGTATTATCCAAGATTATACAAGATGACTACATTATTTACGAAGTGGCAGTTTATAAATCAATTCCTGAGCATCAAGAGAAGGTTTTAGAGATATTTAGGGAAGTTTTTGGTTCTGGTAGTATCTCTAAGGATAAAGTGAGGATGGAAAAAAAGATAGTTTATCTATTGTTAAAGTATATCTTTAAATTTGGGGATAAAGGAAAAGATACTAAAAAACGCATTCCAGAAGAGTTATTTTTGGCTAAAGAAAGTGTTATAAGAAGTTTTATAGAGGGCTTCATTATAGCAAAGAAAAACAAATTTAAAGAGCCATTAACATTTATGGCTAAGGATGAAGAATATCTATATCAGTTAATGTTGTTGTTCAACTTAGTGGGAATTCCTACAAGATTCACACCAGTTAAAAATAAAGGTTATAGATTAACTGTAATCCCTCCAAATACACGCAACTATCTATTTGATAAAGATTTAATGCTCGATAAAGTTAAAAGTATTGAAGAGTTTGAATATAACGGCTATGTTTATGATTTAAGTGTAAAAGAAAATGAGAACTTTTTAGTTAATAATATATATGCTCACAACAGTCATTATGGTTATTTAGCATATCCAAGAGCAAGATTTTACAGTAAGGAATGTGCAGAAATTGTTACATACTTAGGTAGGAAGTATATACAGCAAACAATAGAAGAGGCAGAAAAATTTGGATTTAAAGTAATCTATGCGGACAGTGTTTCTGGAGATTCGGAAATAATAATTAGAGAGAAAGGAGAAATAAAATTTACAAAAATTAAAGAGTTATTCAAGAATGTTGAATATAAACTTGGAGATAAAGAATATTGCACTTTACAAGATGTTGAGGCACTAACATTAGATGATAATGGTAGATTAGTATGGAAAAAAGTTCCATATATCATGAGACATTTAGCAAGAAAAAAGATGTATAGAGTATGGATTACAAATAGTTGGTATATAGATGTTACCGAAGACCATTCACTAATTGGCTACTTAAATACAAAATCTATAAAAAAATTGAAAAAAATTGGAGAAAGGTTTATAGAAATTAAACCACGAGAAATCGGAAAAACTGTTAAGTCTTTAATAACTCTAAATGGGGCTTTAATAAAAGATAATGATTGTGCTATAGATATAGGAGTTAAGTTTTGGGAGTTAATTGGATTGTTGATAGGAGACGGTAGTTGGGGAGGTAATACAAATAGTGCAAAATATTACTTACATTTGTCAGCAGGAGTTGATAAGGAGGAAATAGTTAATAAAATATTAGAACCTCTTAAAAAGGCAGGAGTTATTAAATATTACTATGTAAATAGAAAGGGAGATATTAAAATTTTGAGCAAGAAGTTAGTAAAGTTTATGAGAGTATTTAAAGATGAGAGTGGTAGAAAGATAATTCCAAAGTTTTTATACAAATTAAGAAGAAGATATATTGAAGCGTTTTTAAGAGGTCTTTTCAGTGCAGAGGGTAGTATAATAATAAAAAGAGGAAATCCGGATGTTAGGCTAACGAACATTAATGAGGAACTGTTAAAAAGTATAAGAGAACTTCTATGGCTTGTAGGAATTTCACACTCCATATTTAAAGATAGTGGGACATATTTAATGCATATATTCATTAAAAATAAGTGGTTATTCGCTAAAAGAATAGGTTTTTTAATTGAAAGAAAGCAAAAAAAGCTTATGAATCATTTAAAACCAAACAGCAAATATAAATCAACTTTCTTTGGTCTTGATTTTGATTTAGTTAGAGTTATAAAAGTAGAAGAAATTGACTACAATGACTATGTTTATGATATTGAAGTTGAGGAAACACATAGATTCTTTGCGAATGGAATTTTAGTTCATAATACTGACGGCTTCTATGCAATTTGGAAAGAAAAAATTAGCAAAGATGAGGTAATAAAAAAAGCATTAGAATTTGTTGAATACATAAATTCAAAACTGCCTGGAACTATGGAGTTAGAGTTTGAAGGATACTTTAAAAGAGGTATCTTCGTTACTAAAAAGAAATACGCCCTAATTGATGAGAATGGGAAAATTACAATTAAAGGTCTTGAATATATTAGAAGAGATTGGTCTAACATAGCAAAGATTACTCAAAAAAAGGTTTTAGAGGCATTATTAGTTGAAGGTAACATAGAAAAAGCTAAAAAAATAATTCAAGAAGTTATTAAAGATTTAAGAGAAGGAAAAATAAAAAAAGAAGATTTAATAATTTATACTCAACTAACAAAAGACCCTAAGGAGTATAAAACCACAGCCCCACATGTTGAAATTGCTAAGAAATTGATGAGAGAAGGGAAGAGAATTAAAGTCGGAGACATTATTGGCTATATAATAGTTAAAGGAACTAAATCTATAAGTGAGAGAGCAAAGCTTCCAGAAGAAGTAGATATTGATGATGTAGATGTAAATTATTATATAGATAACCAAATTTTACCTCCAGTTTTGAGAATTATGGAGGCTGTAGGAGTTTCAAAAAATGAGTTAAAGAAAGAAGGAGCTCAATTAACTTTAGATAAGTTTTTTAAATAA
- a CDS encoding molybdopterin biosynthesis protein, whose protein sequence is MRRYLKLHSIDEAKFIVNNYIDKLKNEIEEVDLFNAIGRVLAEDVFSDVDIPPYDRAKMDGYAVKAEDTYEADENNPIELKIIDSLKAGEIKDIEIKNGECVEIATGAVIPKGSNAVVMVEYTEKKDNKVLIYKAVPPMENIQFTGSDIMTGELVLRKNTKLTPRDIGVLAAIGRNKVKVYKKLKFGIISTGNELISPGEPLKFGKIYDINTYTLASYIKNLGYDFEFFGISKDDVEDLKEKIKKALKKCDIILLSGGTSAGVGDLTETAIKELGGEILIHGIKIKPGKPTIIGKIDNKLIVGLPGYPTSCLTIFDVLFGDKKNVVKAKFPLRYISAKGRVEYLPVILVKHKNGYSAYPITKGSGAITSLSEADGYIVVEENKEILENEEVNVYLFGDVKVGLNIIGSHCIGIDLILKETNLMAKTINVGSLGGLLAIKRGESDISGIHLLDEKTNEYNIPFLERYNVKDAVLVRGYIREQGFMFRKEFNFKTIEDILKNIYNLEFINRNKGSGTRILFDKFLKENKINPKEIKGYNIEAKTHSAVATAVAMKKADIGLGIKTVAEQYGLGFIKLADEHYDFLIRKERFNDEDVKKFIEGLKKVKLPFEKPENCGEVIWEN, encoded by the coding sequence ATGAGAAGATATTTAAAATTACATAGTATTGATGAAGCAAAATTTATAGTAAATAATTATATAGATAAATTAAAAAATGAGATTGAAGAGGTTGATTTATTTAACGCCATTGGTAGAGTTTTGGCTGAAGATGTATTTTCTGATGTTGATATTCCACCTTACGATAGAGCAAAGATGGATGGATATGCAGTTAAGGCAGAAGACACTTATGAGGCAGATGAAAATAATCCAATAGAATTGAAAATAATTGACTCATTAAAGGCAGGAGAAATTAAAGATATAGAAATAAAAAATGGAGAATGTGTAGAAATAGCAACTGGGGCAGTAATTCCAAAGGGTTCTAATGCAGTTGTAATGGTTGAATACACTGAAAAAAAAGATAACAAAGTTTTAATATACAAGGCAGTCCCTCCTATGGAAAATATTCAATTCACTGGCTCAGATATAATGACTGGTGAATTAGTTTTAAGAAAAAACACTAAATTGACTCCAAGAGATATAGGAGTTTTAGCGGCAATTGGTAGAAACAAAGTTAAAGTTTATAAAAAATTAAAATTTGGAATTATCTCAACTGGCAACGAACTTATAAGTCCAGGAGAGCCATTAAAATTTGGAAAAATTTACGATATCAATACATATACATTGGCATCATATATAAAAAATCTCGGATATGATTTTGAATTTTTTGGAATATCTAAGGATGATGTAGAAGATTTAAAAGAAAAAATTAAAAAGGCATTAAAAAAATGCGACATAATTTTATTGAGTGGGGGAACTTCAGCGGGAGTCGGAGACTTAACAGAAACTGCTATTAAAGAATTAGGTGGAGAGATTTTAATTCATGGAATAAAGATAAAGCCGGGAAAGCCAACAATAATTGGAAAAATTGATAATAAATTAATTGTCGGATTGCCAGGATATCCTACATCATGCTTAACAATATTTGATGTTCTCTTTGGTGACAAAAAAAATGTTGTAAAGGCGAAGTTTCCTTTAAGATACATATCTGCTAAGGGTAGAGTTGAATACTTACCAGTTATTTTGGTTAAGCATAAAAATGGATATTCAGCATATCCAATAACTAAGGGTAGTGGAGCAATAACATCTCTATCAGAGGCGGATGGATACATTGTTGTAGAGGAGAATAAAGAAATCTTAGAGAATGAAGAAGTTAATGTATATTTATTTGGAGATGTTAAAGTTGGACTAAATATTATTGGTAGTCACTGTATAGGAATTGACTTAATTTTAAAAGAAACTAATTTAATGGCAAAGACAATAAATGTTGGTTCCTTAGGAGGATTGTTGGCAATAAAAAGAGGAGAGTCAGATATTTCAGGAATCCATTTATTGGATGAGAAAACCAACGAATATAATATTCCATTCTTAGAGAGATACAATGTAAAAGATGCAGTTTTGGTTAGAGGGTATATTAGAGAGCAGGGTTTTATGTTTAGGAAAGAATTCAACTTTAAAACTATTGAGGACATATTGAAAAATATATATAATTTGGAGTTTATAAATAGAAATAAAGGTTCTGGGACGAGAATATTGTTTGATAAGTTTTTAAAAGAAAATAAAATTAATCCAAAAGAGATTAAAGGATACAACATAGAGGCAAAGACACATTCAGCAGTTGCTACAGCAGTGGCAATGAAAAAGGCAGATATTGGTTTAGGGATAAAGACAGTTGCAGAACAGTATGGATTAGGATTTATAAAGTTAGCAGATGAGCATTATGATTTTTTAATTAGAAAGGAAAGGTTTAATGATGAAGATGTAAAGAAATTTATTGAAGGTTTAAAAAAAGTTAAATTGCCATTTGAAAAGCCAGAAAATTGTGGAGAGGTTATATGGGAAAATTAA